In the genome of Cryptococcus neoformans var. neoformans B-3501A chromosome 5, whole genome shotgun sequence, the window GAAGCTATCCGTTCTATTAATGGACCCATGTCCACTGCATTGGAAAGTGTGGGAATGTGGGTCAAAGCAGTAGTAGACAATAAGCCTTGGGACAGGGATCCCAACATGATTCCTATCCCTTGGAGGGACGTGGAGGTACCTGAAAAGCTTTGCTTTGGTGTGTGACGGCGTTCGTTGTATTGATACCAGGCTAATGTATGATACATCAGGCCTGATCATGGATAATGGGATCGTGAAGCCTACACCGCCTGTTACCCGGGCATTGCTTGAGACAAAGGCCGCTTTAGAAAAGGCCGGTCATAAGGTTATCGAGTGGTCACCGTAGGTCATCAGTTTATTATACTATGGGTCTCAAAATTTACCAGCGCTCTAGATACAATGCCGAGGAGGCCACAGCTCTTGGTGCCCGGTTTTTCACCGGTGACGGTGGAGTTAAGATTGCCCAGATTCTCGCCCTTTCGGGAGAGCCTTACCCCGAAGGTCTTGCAGGTTATCGCAAACGCTTTGACGCTATAAAAGAGAACCCTCCACTTGTTGGAGCCCTTTGGGAGATGCAGTCTGACAGAGTTTCCTACTGCAAGAGGAATTTGCAGCACTGGTTGGCCAGCAAGGACGTGACTGGCACCGGCCGTCCTTTCGACGGGCTTATAAGTCCTGTCTCAATGCATTCAGCTTGTCCCAAGTAAGTTTTCGTCACTGCTGCACGTCTAGTAGTAAACTCACAGTCGATATCGCAGGATGGCTTTTAATGATCATGTTACATACACCTTGATGTGGAACATTATGGACTACTCTGCCACCACCTTTCCAGTCAGTTTTGTCGATTCACAACTTGATAAGAAGCCTGCATATGAGCCGCGAAATGAAACCGAGAAGAAAATCTGGGATCGATGTGAGTTTCGTGCTTGTGTCAAATTGAGTGATTGCTGACCAACCTGTTGATGAACTTAGATGATTCAACTGAAGTTGTTGGCGCCCCTGTCTCGCTTCAGTTAGTATGTCAAAGActcgaggaagagaaagctCTCAAATTGACAGAAGTCATTGCCAAGGCTCTCGTTGAAGCTGGAGCAAAGTGAAGAACGGGCCTATAGATTAGATATCTTTTAATACAGCAATGTGAAATAATTTAAGTTGCCTGAATATCTTTTTTGTTTCGCTGCATGCAGACTCTGGTTGAATAATTGCTATTAGCAGTAAGCGAGGACAATGTAGTACAGCAGCTGAAAGAGCCCTGTGGTGGGTTCTATATTTCATTATCCGGCTGACGCTGTACATTTGAAGGTTTCAAGGATCATGAAAGGCCGCCAATTATGGTCACTTCCTTTCTTTGGTCGCTTGACGTGTTGCACGATGATACATACCTCACTTTTCTCCTGATGAGGCCCTACTATATATAGGCTTAGATAATTAAGGAACCTCATTCGTGGTGTAAGGTCAGCTACGTGTGACTAAAGATGACAACTGGTGGTGATTCAGCGACATTCATATTGTGGTCCATTAGTGACCAATGACGGACAGGTCAGCTCTCATCACTACAGATCATCCCGATAGCGAAAATCTGATCACATTTTTTTTGCTCGTACATAGCTCAATAGGTACGATATGTTAGGATATTAcccgcctcctccttcaatcTGTCACTGTGTGTGTTCTTGTTCCTCTCCGAATGAGGGAGATCGACAATGGCAAGGCGGGGGACTTGAGCAGAATCGGGGTCCTCAGGAGCGCCATTGTGGATATGGACGCTTGATGGTGAAAATGCCGTGGCTGCGGCTGGATTCTCAGCTTGCGAGGATGCCAAATACTTGCCGAGCATTCTGGCCATATCGGAAACTGCAAGAGCTTCCTACAAGTCAGAAACTTGAAAACTGGCTCGGGCGTGATGAAGGTTGAACTGACTCACTTCTCTGTTTCGCATACGGACGACATACTTTAAACCAGCAATATAATCACTAATCACCGCCCCATTGAGTCTAGGTATGAAACAAGGTGCGACGTTGCGCACGGATCCTCGAATGCAAGAGCTTTTAAGCTGCgcgctcttctttcatctgTAGCTCAGCTTCCCATCCGCACCTTCGACTCACCAATTATCATCTGAAAAAGCAGACCAAGATAAGGCTTCTTACTGATGATGGGCAACATTTCCCGTCCGACGTGGCAGATGATATGGAGTCGATAATGCTCGGTAAAAGTCTGTAACCTTGACCTCGTTGTAGTGCATCCATACTATGCAAAGGATAGGCTACAGGGCCGCTAGGGGAGTGAGAGACTCAGTAGTTAGTAAAGTGATGGTAATATTGAATAGTACCGAAGACGCACCAGacccctccccccccctTTCCTTGGCGGCAGCGAATCTGGAGGTTGATGTCAAAAATCTGGGTCTTGCATGCCCCCTGGGTTGATACAACGAACCATGTCACCCTATGCATCCATACAGGGGTTTACTTTACACAGACCCTAATTCATAGGTAGGCTTCCTACTAACGACCTTAGGCCACAGCAGCTTGGATAAGGACAGAAGATAGTTAGTTGCAGTACCTATACCAACGCACGGGAGCGCACAGCAATCGAGCAACTACGACTGCCTGCGCTTTGGTGGGGCGTGCATTTCGCAGGCATCATCTCTGTAGCATAGCCCAGTTATCTACTAGGGCGGTAGCGGACAGTATACACCGGGATTCTGTACTACAACGAAAACGATTATGGAGccggaaaaaaaaatgtaGACAAGCTGAATGATAATTCGGTGGtgatcatgatgatgaaaagtTTACTCtgcctcttcgtcctcatccaGGCCTAGTAACCGTGAAGATGAGCACAGACAGCAAACAGCATCATCCCAAATTCGTCCGCACTCTGCACCCACCGATCGATCCTTCC includes:
- a CDS encoding hypothetical protein (HMMPfam hit to Amidase, Amidase, score: 331.1, E(): 1.5e-96), with product MTLDVIPSWSEIAAAKVAARDALIPEKWRIPVTDALNVIDIPKTCGVLSPGEIEITETPAPKLVQKILSEELSSYDVTLAFCKRAAIAQQLTNCLTEIFFEEALKAAAGIDAEYSKSKTPLGPLHGLPVSLKDNFYIEGVDTTVGFVAWANDPAKKQQESEMTQVMRECGAVLFCKTNVPTAMMIAESYNNVWGYTCNPYNRTCSSGGSSGGESALLAMKGSPLGVGTDIGGSIRIPASMCGLYSLKPSFGRFPTYGARSGLPGQEAIRSINGPMSTALESVGMWVKAVVDNKPWDRDPNMIPIPWRDVEVPEKLCFGLIMDNGIVKPTPPVTRALLETKAALEKAGHKVIEWSPYNAEEATALGARFFTGDGGVKIAQILALSGEPYPEGLAGYRKRFDAIKENPPLVGALWEMQSDRVSYCKRNLQHWLASKDVTGTGRPFDGLISPVSMHSACPKMAFNDHVTYTLMWNIMDYSATTFPVSFVDSQLDKKPAYEPRNETEKKIWDRYDSTEVVGAPVSLQLVCQRLEEEKALKLTEVIAKALVEAGAK